The Intestinibaculum porci DNA window TACCTGTTTAGGTCAGTCACAGTCAACTCATGGCGGGGCGCTTTGGTATGACATGTTATTGGCGTTTTAAATGTGCGGCAGTTATTTATTAGATCGGGCGATTTTAGCATCTTTGCAAAAGTATGCAAAGGAAGAATTAACCGGTGAGACGCGCGATATCAAACCGAGTGATTGGGCGCCGGTTATTCTTTATCACGATACTTTCTGCGTGCAAAAGATGCAATGGGGCTTTTTAGGTAAAAGCGGCCTGCTCATTAACGCGCGCGCCGAAACCGCATTGGAAAAGGTGACCTTTAAAGAGTCATTGCAGAAAAGGCGTTGCCTGATTCCAACGCGACAGTTTTATGAATGGGATCATGATCATCAGAAGATCAGTTTCCGTTATCAAAATGGTTATCTGATGTACTTAGCTGGCTTCTATGATAGGCAGGGGCATTATATTATTATCACGACCAAGGCCAATCAAAGCGTCGCACCT harbors:
- a CDS encoding SOS response-associated peptidase, whose amino-acid sequence is MCGSYLLDRAILASLQKYAKEELTGETRDIKPSDWAPVILYHDTFCVQKMQWGFLGKSGLLINARAETALEKVTFKESLQKRRCLIPTRQFYEWDHDHQKISFRYQNGYLMYLAGFYDRQGHYIIITTKANQSVAPYHDRMPLILEPKELKMWFDDRYVEDLLKKKPPLVKAHKAYEQLCLFGEEDK